Within Klebsiella sp. RIT-PI-d, the genomic segment GACCACAGCCAGCAGGCGGGGAGGCGGCTGAGGATCAGCATGTTCATCGGTCGATGCATCTGGTGCAGCAGGGAGGCGGCGTATTGCAGGGTCATCAACAGCCAGTAGGGATCGTCCGGGAGATAGACCACCACCCGGTGCGCCGGCTGCGGTACTAATGTGTCCTGCTGTGGATAGACGATCTGCGGATGCGCGTCCGCCAGCAAACCGGCCAGCCCGCCGGCAGCCAGCGTGCACGGGGAGAGGATCATGGTGTCACTGGTAGACAAACGTCACCCCGATGATCGACTGCACGCTGCCGGCGGTGACCTGCCCGTGAGTGCGGGCGTAGCGGGCAGTAAGCCCCAGGTCCACCGGGGAGGTGCCGACCACGCCCATCGACACCAGGTCGTTGGCCGCCAGAGTCGTACCGCTGCGTGCAATCTGAACCCCGACGCCCTGAGCCGCAAGGCCCCCGGCGGAGTTGCTGAAAATCGAATTGCCGCTATCCTCGGTGCTTCCGGAGAGGTAATAGCTCAGGTTCTGGTTCTGCGCGCAGCGTACCGTAAGCGGAACGGGGGCGGTGCCAGGATAGTCCGGCAAATTTACCGTCACGTTGCGGGCGGAGACGTCACAGCCGCCGGTCGGTACCACCACATCATTGCTGGCGTAGATATTCCAGATGAACTGAAAGTCGTCGGCGTCTTTGCTGTTGGTCTGGTGCAGGATCAACACGGCGACCAGCGAGCCGGCGCTGATGGCGACGCCGCCCGCGGTACTGACCGGCGTCAGATAAAGGACGGCGGGCCACGGTTTATCGGTTTTGCTGTTATAGATCACCCGCGCCGTTTCGCTGGTGGTGGGAAAGGGATAGGCCAGCCCGTTGTACCTGACGGTGCCGGTAAAGTTTTTGAGGACCCCGCCATAGGCCGAGCCGCGCTGGAGCGTCACGTAATCGGTGATGGTGTCCGGGAAATCGTTATGGCAAAAAATCTGCGTCGAGAGGTCAACCACCAGGTTCTGCCCCACGCTGACGGAGGGGGCCATATTGACGTAGACGTTCGCCGAGCCGCCGCCAATCGGGATCGTCACCCCTGCGGCGGTTCGACAGGCAAAAGACCAGGCGCTGGCGGACCAGCCCAGCATCAGGAGCGAGGTAATAAAAGCAATAAGTTTTGGCATGAGGATCTCCTGTCAGGCCCAGGTGTAAGTAACGTTGATGACGGCCTGGATGGTGCCCTGCGTTGCGCCGCCGTTAACCGTCAGCGCCCGAACCTTAAGCGGAAAGCGCGCTGACTGGGTTGTTTCGTCCACCGGCCGGGTTTTACGCTTGCCGTTGTTGAGCGTGGCGCCCTCCTCATCCTGCAACTCAAGTTGAATATTGCCGGCAGTGCCCTGGTTCTGGTAATAGCCGGTACTGTCTGCCGCGCCGCTGAACGTGGCGGTGACCATGGATGTCCCGACCGGGCACTGGGTGAGATCGAGGATCACGTCATGCCAGGCAGAGGCGGCCCCCGGGGCGATCATGTTGAAGGTATAGAGATCGCCCAGCGTCACGTTCGCGGTGGGGGTGGCGATGGTGCACGGTTTAGCGACCACCCGGCCGTTAACGGTGATGGTCACGTCGGCGCTGTGTCCGGGGGCGATACTGGCCGCCAGCATGCCCGCCAGCAGCCAGCGGGAAAGAGTGCGTTGCATGTCAGTCTCCGGCTATTGAAATTCAAGGGTGAAGGTGGCGGTCGCCGTAACCTGCCCGGCGGTAACCGGAACCCGGGTGGACATTAAGCGGGCATGAAAGCTGAGAATGTTGGTCTGGCCCGGCGTGAGAGTTGTCCACTCAAGCGACGACGAACTGGCGTTAAGCGCCAGCGCGCGGCGGTTTTTATCGAGGATCTGCACGCCGATACCACCGGCGGAACTGGCCCCGGCAGAGAGCCTTAATAGCGTCGGGTTGTCATTATCCGCCGGGCCGGTGTAGCCCACTTTGACCGCCGTTGCCGCCGTGCCGCACGGCGACAGCACAATGCTGAATGGCACCGGCCGGGTCGCTGCGCCGACCGTGGGAAACTGTTTATCCGCTTCACTGCCCATCCTGACGGTAAACTCCTTCGAGTCGGTGGCGACCGCACAGCCGTTATCGCGAACTCTGCCGCTGATAGAGATCGTGCTGTCTGCGGCGACGGCGTGCGCCATAAACAAGCCGGATAGCAGCACGAACAACACGCGTTGCAGAATGATCATGTCGGTTCCTTAGCGGCAGATAGCCACGATCTGGTTGAGCGTCTGGCGCGGATCCAGACGGTAGTCCGCCACGCAGCGGGCGTTTGCGCCACTGCCCCATGTCACCTCGACCTGACCGGTCGCCGGCATACCGCTAAGATAGACCTGACCGCCATCCGCCACGATGCTGCTGCTGTGGCGGGTCGTGGAGGTGGCTATCGCGCCAAACGGTACCGGTTTACCGTTGTGCATCAGGGTCATCAGCAGTTTGAGGCCGACCTGGGCGCGGAATTCGGCGCGCACCACCGCGCCGTGAGTTGGCACTACGCTGGCCACGGCTTCATTCACATCCACGTTGTCGGCCAGCGACCCGGTATCCAGCGCCACCCGGTTCTCCCGATACTCGGTGGCATATGGAATGACGGCGTAGCCGCGCCAGTCGGTAAACACCCCGGTCTGGTTTTCGATTTTCACGTTTTCAGCCCCGGGCGCTTTAATCAGCACGCTGGTATCGTTCAGCGGCTGGCTGAAGGTGACGCCGTCGGCGTGGGCCAGCACGCCGCCGCTCATTCCGTAATAGACCTGTTTAATGCCCTCGCTGTGGCTGTAGCCGAGGTTAGCGTTGCCGTAGCCCCCGCGGTAGTTGAGGGCGGTGTAGCCGCTGCTGCCGCTATTGCCTTCCCCGCCGTCCGCATAGCCGGTCTGCATGCTGTAGCTGAGGTTGTTATCCTCCAGCAGCGTGCCGTACAGGCCCGCAAGGTTAGTCATCCGCCCGTTCAGATCGTGCGACATGCTGTAGCTGGCGCTGGCGTGCCGCCAGACGGAAGCAGTATCGGAACGCAGCCAGTGGCTGAAGGGAATATTGACGTTAAGGGCCAGCACCCGATCGCGCCCCTGCTGCCAGGCGTTTTTGTTCAGGCTGTAACTCAGAGTCCAGTTAATGTCGTTGATCACGCTATTCAGCCCGGTCTGTAGCTGTTCATCAGCACCGTCGGTGCCCCAGTAAGTCTGGTGGCTGCCGCTGATATAGAGCGTTGAGGTACGCCCCAGCTGCTGGGTAACGCTGACCTGCGCTTTACCGCGTTTATTCCACGCCAGATTGTAGTAATCGGTGATTTTCGGTTTCACCTGCACCGGCCCGTCCTGACTCTCAATACGGTAACCGCTCATTCGACGCCAGGCGGTGTCAGCGAAGCTAAAATAGCCGCGCGTTGAGTAGCGATAACCGACGAGCTGAATGTTGGTGCCTGTCTCAGTCAGCGATTTGTTGTACAGAAAACGCAGCGACTGCCCCTGATGATGGCTGTCGTCCGCCAGCTGCGCATTGGCCTGGGTGACGTCGAGCGACAGCGCGCCGAGGGTGCCCATATTTTTGCCCATGCCGAGGTTAAAGGCGCGGTAACGATCTGCCAGCTGCGTACCGCCATATAACGTCCAGCCCGCCGGAAGTCCGTGCAGGAGCGTGGTCTGAAAGAAGGCGGGTTTATCCTGCTGCCCGTTGCCGCTGCGATACTCTCCGGCGGTAACGGCGTAGCGCGTGTGCCCTTCACGTTGCAGGAAGGGGACCGTCGACCACGGCACGCTAAAGATCTGTGTGCTGCCGTCGGCTTCTTTAATGGTCACCTGCAAATCACCGCCGTTGCCCGCCGCATACAGGTCGTTAACCGTAAAGGGGCCGGGCGGCACCGTACTCTGGTAGATCTCATAGCCGTTTTGTTTGATGGAAACCTGCGCCGTGCCCCGCGCGATGCCGTGAACCACCGGCGCAAACCCTTTCTGGCTGTCCGGCAGCATGTTGTCATCGGAGGCAAGCTGCGCGCCGCGAAAGTTAATGCCGTCGAAAATATCGCCGTTGGTGTAGTTATCGCCAAGGGTCAGCCGCGAGCGCAGCGGTGTGATATCGCGTTCAAGCCAGGAGTTAATATGCTGCCAGCGGTTCTCGCGACGAGTGGACGCCCCGCCGCTGTAGCTCCAGTTGCTATTGTCACGCAGTCGCCATGCGCCGACGTTAAGCCCGCTTTGCAGATTAAGCCAGGTATAATGGCTGGAGCCGCCGGGCGTGTTGTGCACGTTATTGCCGGTCAGGTTGTAATTGAGCAGCGCCGCCGTGATCCCGTCATCCCACAGCTGTGGCGGAATATAGCCCCGCGCGGTATTACCCATAAAAGCCTGCGGTACCGTCAAATAAAGGCGCTGCTGACCGACATCAAATCGGGTGGTCGCGTCCTGAATGAGGGTAGTCAGCGGCACGCAGGCATCGACCGCCAGGGCGTTCATTCCTGCGACAGCGGCGGTATTAACGCCCATGCCGGCAAGCTGCCCGCGCGTCAGGCACGGTACCAGGCCATAGCCGTTATCGCCGGCACTGAACCTGACATCACGTGTGGTCATAAAGCCGTCGTTGAGGTAAATATCCACGCGATAGAGGCCAGGCGGTACTTCCTGACCTTTTTCAAAGCCGGAGAGATCCGCCACCGCAGAAGGATCGTCGGATAAAAAACGCGGATTAAAATACAGCTCGGCGCGCGCCGCAAAAGCCTGCGCGGCGATCAGCAGCGCCAGCGTCTGTATAACATGCCGTCCCGGACGCAGGGCGGGGCCGCTGTTCATGTGGGGCCTGACGCCGCGCGTTCCATAGTGTAGATATGACATAGTCCCTCCGGCCCGTCGTTGCCCGATAATGATGGTGTTGGTTCAGGTTCAGCGGCGGCGCGGTGTTATTGCATAACGCCCTGCGTTCTGGCCGTTAGCGCGCCATAATCATTAATGGTCCGGTAGGTAATGGTGCTTCCGGCATCGGAAGGCAGAGGCACCGAGGTTTCGCCCATCGGCGGTACCAGCGCATTCTCCAGCGTCCGCGTACCGGCATTGAGTTCGGTGACGGTCAGGTAATAGGGCGTCGGATTACTCAGCGTCAGGTGCGAGGCGCTGCGACGAAAACGCAGCTTTTCGGCAGCCCGATCCGGCGGCAATGCCAGATTTGCCGGACGGTAGTACAGTTTAATGCGGCTGATAATGGCCAACTGGAGCGTGTTGTCGCTGAGTTTGGCCTTATCCATAGACGGAATTGCCTTAACGTTGATCCAGAACAGGCTTTCCCGATCCTGCGGCAGCTGATTATTGGTCGCATCAATAATGCGCAGGGTGTTCTCTTTTTTACCCTGCATCGCAAACAGCGGTGGGGTGATAACGAAGCGGCTTTCTTTTTGTCCGTCAGCGTTTTCGACCCATGACTGGATCAGATAAGTGCTACCTTCTGCGTTACTGGTGACCGGTAACTGGACCTGTTTTTGTCCGGCGGGATATACCACCCGGGTTGCGCCCAGCGCGACACCCGCATCGGCGTGGGCCGCATAGCCAAACGTTAACATCATCATTAATCCTGCCAGCAGGCGGCGCATTGTCGTGGTCTTCATCTCATGCTCTTTGGTTATTAATCGTGTTTTCGCTTACTGGTACGTCAGGGCAAACCACGCCTGCGCATTGGCGATGCCGCCGGTAATTTGTCTGCCTGTCGCCCGGTATTTGGCAACAAAGTGCAGGGTCAACGGGCCGCTATGCAGCGGTGTCCAGGCGAGTGGCGGGCTGTTCAGCGGCACCAAGTTATCCTCAGCGTCAAACAGGGCGATGCCGATGCCGCTGGCAATTCCAGGGCCTTCGCCGACGGACAGCACGTCCGGGTTTTTACCATCGGCGACGCCCCGAAAGGCGATCCCGACGCGCTCGCTGACTGCCGTGGTGCAGTCCTGAAGATGAATATCAAAAGGGACGGGATTGGTGTCCTCTCCAGGCTCATGCAGACGATAACTGCCGATTTGCCCCATATTGACCGTCATCTGGCGATCGCCCGCCTCGACGCGACAGGCTTCAGCAATAATGACGCCCTGAAAACGCATCATGCCTTCCGCCGGGGCCTGCGAGGAGATGAGCAACATCAACAGACCGGTGGTTATCCTTTGCATCGGTGTCACCTTGCACGCGTTAAACATAACGAGCCATCCTGGCCCGCGGTGCCTCCCTGCTTTACGCCGAATTATTCGTATTGCACTTTGAACGTGGCATCCGCATTTGCGGTACCAGCAGTGGCTTTTCCGGTGGCGAAGTAACGTGCCTGGAAAGGCAGAACGTTATTGCCGTCGTTCAGGGTCACTGCAGTGCTAAACGATGCACCATCCAGCGCAAGCGGCGTGCCGGTTCGGTCAAGGATCTGTACGCCGACGTTGGTCGCGCTACCGGAGGCAGAGCTTTGCAGCGCCAGTACATTGGCATTTTCGCTGTTGACCGCGGTGCCCGAAAACGCGATAGACGCTTTCGTTGCGACGGTAGTATCACAGTCGTTCAACTGAATATTGAAGCCCACGGAATTACTGGTGCTGCCTGCGGTAGCAAGCTTGGCAGTACGTACCTGGCCCATTGGCACGGTTTGCTCGAGAGAATCGGCATCTACCGCGCAGGCAGCGTTAACCACTTCGCCTTTAAAATGCACCGTGCCGCCATTGACCACGGTGGTATCAGCAAATACTACCGGGCTCAGGCACAGAGCAGACAGGGCGGTAAGCGCCAGCGTTTTCAATTTCATGAAATATTCCTTTTAATCGAGAGAAAGACTACGAATCATAATAAGAGGCGTTCTGTATTTTCCTTTTCAGGAAAAACGTTCGATCGCCGGTTCTGCATATTTCATCCGTATTACTGCCAATATTAAATATGGCTCAGGATGTATTCGGCGATATGGCGCTGATAAGGTTATGGTCGCTATTTAGCGAAAAAGAAAACAGAGTGCAGGACAGTAAATGACATCCGGCGCGGTTTATCCTGCTAAACCTATTTATGAGGGTGCGGGTAATAAATAAGGCGTAGCGGGCGTGGCTATTTTTCATAATATGATCCTGATGTGTTGTTGACGAATTAACGCGGACAGTTGCCAGCCTCATAACGGTATCGATTACCTGATTGATGACTGACGTTATTACTCTGCTGGCAATCAAATAATTGCATGAGGTGTCCTGCTCTGGTGGCAGAATGTATCCGTTAAAGACGTGTGGTTGCTACTCATATATTTGTGAAATTAATGATTTATTTATTTGTATGACAAATACAATGCTATGATTTAGTTGTGATTTATGAAGTAAAGTTAAATCAATGTACAATGACACCACAAAAGAAGGTGTTATTTTGTTTGAGTGACATAAGAGATTTTAATATAATTAAAAACAATTAATCAGTCGTGGAACATAATCTCTCGCTATGAATTTATAGCGAAAGAAAGACTGTGTCTGAGCTATCTTAATGGAGGAGGTTGGTAGAGTGGCTGTGGTTTATATTATAAATGAAGCACTTATCTATGATGCTCAGGCACATTTACTGCATTACACGTGCGATGATAAAACGGTGACATTACCTATTCCCGCCAGTAACTGCTTTAAAATTTTGCTCGATAATCACGGTGAAATTATTAGTCAGGAAACATTGCTTACGCGCGTCTGGAATGCGCGAGGGATGAATGTGAATGCGAATACTTTACATCAAAATATTTCGCTATTGCGAAAAGCGTTATCACAAATAGAAAATGGCCGAAGCGTTATAAAAACCATTCCAAAACGCGGATTCACTATTCCGACTGACGTGACTATTCAGCAAAAAATTCAGGATGTAGAGTCTGACCCTCCTGAAAATGAAATGGCTGAAGTCGCTGCGCCGCCTGGCGTTATGACCGCAGTGCCGATTGAAAAAGGTGTCTTCCTGAGGCGAAAGGGCATCCGGAGTTTCATTGCGGCTGGCGCGCTTTTATTGCCGCTGGTGGTCGTGTTGTGGCATATCATCACGCCGCCGAGAAACTATTTTTCCGCTTACATTGAAATCAATGATAGCGAAGAATGTAAAGTGTTTGTGAACAACATTCCTGATGACAGCGTGATTTTTCAGTCGCTAATCAAACGTTCGGCGGTCGATTGTGGTGCCCGCCGCTGGGTTTACATTACAGGAAATCACGTCGCTGACTATCCATCATTTATTGCCTGCCGTAACCAGCCTGGCACCGGGCTCAGCCCCGGCTGCCAGTCGTTCTACTTTTTTTATTGATGGATTGACGATGTATGTTGAACATAAATGTGAACATTAATTATGCAATCGCTTTCATTTCCCTGATGATATTGATGCTTAGTCTGTACCTGGTTAGCTATTTTCGCTCAGAGAGTGAGGCCATTAGCTGTGATGCCAGACTCAGCATCATTGATAACGCCAGGACCCTCAATTTTCGAATGAATATTTCATTTGATAACGGCGACGGATTTATCACGCTGATGGCAAAAGATTCGGCCAGCGATGCGGTACTGAGGCTGCGTAAGACCTTTCATTATCAATTAAAAAAGAATGATGTGATGGTCTTGTCTAACGATGCGAGCGTGATGAATTTCAGTAGCGCAGAGGCCTTCAGCACCTTTAAACGGTATCTGCCGGCATTTTTCTTCACCACCCGTAGCGATATGAAAATGCTGACCCGCGTGATAAAAAGCAGCGACGATTTGCTGGTTTTTATGATTGTCGATACGCCGTTGTTTGTCTGTGAGAGACGTTAAGAGTAATAATAAAAATATATTATCATCCTTAAACAATGGCTTAACCGGGATCCTCTTTATGACTGACTACTGGTGGAAAGACCTTCTCGACCGTAACGCGCAGTGGCAGGGTCTTGAGCTTATCGTCCGCGAGACGGATTGCGCACAAACCCTGCAAATGCTGAGCGGTCATCACGGGCGTATGGCGCTGAAAGTACGCGGTGAAACGCTGTTCTGGGCCACGGTACTGTCAGACCACTCCGGCGTCTGGCTGGTATTTAATGCCGATCATCCGGACCGGCAAAACCTGCTGCCGCCGGTCACATCACAGGATGTGGAAGTCATTGCACGTAAGGGACGGGAGGCATGGACCGGCGAGTGGTGCCGCTATTTTGCCCGTCAGTTAATGACGCTGCCCTCACCGCTACTGGCCCCGCGCCGCTGGTTGATAAGACCGATGGAGCAGGTAAAAGATCGCGCCCCTTATGCGCTAAAAACACCGTTAACGGCGGAAAACTGGCATTTTCAGTCACCGGCCAGTACGGACAAAATGGGCTGCGACTGGACGCTGTATGCGGAGGACATGGCCGATCTTACCCAGCCGGAAAAAGTCAGGCTGGTGGACTGGTGGTGGGGCGGTAATCTGCTGCTGGGGCGCTATCCGATCGATACGGATGCCGGACGGCTGAAGTGGTGGCGCAAAAAATCGCGTGAAGGTCAGCTTCCGCCGATCCTCGTCTGGTATATCGCCGGGCTGGCATCGTTCGTGATCCTCGACGGACACTACCGGTTCCAGGCCGCGCGTGAAGAGGGCATCCCGCCCGAATTTTTAGTGATAAGCGAACTTAACGAGCAGGTCTTTACCCCGGATCCCGAACAACAGGCGCGCATATTACGTTCGCTGGAGCTTCAGCAGCGCAAAAAACCGGACTTTAACGTTGATGGCATGAATCAGACGCTGATCAATCTCTACGATAACCGCTATCTGTATGCGTCTACCAGCAGCCGGGCGATACTGGGAAAAGGTGATGGCTGGACGCGTGAGGTCAGCGACTATCTGCGGCGGCATCAGCTTGAAGGCTATCTGGAGAAGATCCTTAACCGGCAGGAATGATTCGCTGCTCAGGGGCTGCCCGACGGGCGTCACGATATCCTGTTAACTAATCGTATAATTAACAGGGATATAGAAGATGCACATCGGGCTGTACAGCGATGTGGGACGGCATAATCACGCGTTCTCAATTATTGATAAGTATTATTAATGAGATTTTTTTCCTTAGAAATCACGCTGTTGACTGGATATCCTCTTCTGCACATGATTTAATCGGTGCAAATTAAAGCTGTCATCTCCGGTCAGATTTAGCGATTTCATGTTTCTCTGCGGGAGATTATGGAGTCGGTTAAATGGAACAAACCACTAGCGTGCTGGATCTGAAACGGGTCCTGTCCTTTGATATAGAGTTAAGCAGAGATAATACATTCAGACAGTTAGGCGCGGTGCTGGCCGATGAGATCCTGAATATAAAAGGTCATCAGGACGATGCCATCGCCCGGCTGGATCATCTGGCAAAAGATGCCGATGTCATTCTTGGGCACAATATTTTAGATTTTGATTTACCGTGGCTCTCCGCTCAGCCGGTACGCCCGCATATCCTGCTTGATAAACCCATCATTGATACACTTTATCTTTCGCCTCTGGCCTTTCCGGCCAATCCTTATCACCGGCTGATCAAAGACTACAAGCTGGTCAGGGACACGATTAACGATCCGGTGAATGACTCGCGGCTGGCGCTGCAGATTTTCGCTGAACAGCTGACGGCGCTGCGAAGCAAGCCGCTGGAGCAGCTTCAGCTTTATCAATATCTGTTTGAGCATGGCATCTCCGCGCATTTTACTACTCGTGGACTGGCGCAGGTTTTTGCGGCGCTTACCGGTAAGAAGTCGATTCAGGCGGCGGCGCTGCCGACGCTGGTTAAAGCCATCGCGCAACATAAGGTCTGCCCGAATCAGTTGAGCCGGGTGATTGGTGATGCGCTGCGCGAGCCGCAGAAGCTGCTGCCGCTGGCCTTCGCCTGTGCGTGGCTGCCGGTCAGCGGCGGAAACTCGGTGCTGCCACCGTGGGTCTGGCGAAAATTTCCGGCCACGGCCGATATTATTCGCGAACTGCGAGAAGAGAAGTGCCAGGAGGCCACCTGTGGATACTGCCTGCAAAATCACGATGCCAGACGCCATTTACAGCATATATTTGAACTGCCGGATTTTCGCAATCTGCCTGACGGAACGCCGCTTCAGCGCGACATCGTAGAGTGCGGGCTGGCCAGTCGCCCACTGCTGGGAATACTGCCGACCAGCGGCGGTAAATCGCTCTGCTACCAGCTTCCGGCGATTGTGCGCAACCAGCGTAACGGTTCACTGACCCTCGTTATTTCGCCATTGCAGGCGCTGATGAAAGATCAGGTCGATAATCTGCGGCAGAAAGCGGGCATTGAGGGCGTGGCGGCAATCTCCGGTATGCTGACCCTGCCGGAGCGCGGGGCGATCCTTGAGCAGGTGCGACAGGGCGATATCGCCATTCTGTATCTGTCACCGGAGCAGCTACGCAATCGGGCGGTAAAAAATGCCATCCGCCAGCGGCAAATTGGCGGCTGGGTATTTGATGAAGCCCACTGCCTGTCAAAATGGGGGCACGATTTTCGCCCGGATTATCTCTACTGCGCCACCGTTATAGATGCGCTGGCGAAAGAGCAGCAGGTTCCGGTCCCGCCAGTTTTTTGCTACACCGCCACGGCTAAGCTGGATGTCATCAACGACATCTGCTCACACTTTCAGAATAAGATCCCGCAGCCGCTGGCGCGCTTTGAAGGCGGGGTGGAGCGCGTTAATCTGCATTATGACATTCTCGAAAGCCGGGGGCTGAGCAAGCTCAGTCAAATCCTCTCTCTGCTCGAACAGTTTTTCGGCGACGGGCAGCCCGGCTCCTGCGTGATCTACTGCGCGACGCGTAAATCGGTGGATGAAATTTCCGATGCGCTGATGCAACAGCAGTCGCTGCCGGTAGCAAAATTTTATGCCCGCCTCGAAAGCGCGCAGAAAAAAGAGATCCTCGAAGGCTTTATTGCCGGACAATACCGGATCGTCTGCGCAACGAATGCGTTCGGGATGGGGATCGACAAAGACGATGTCAGGCTGGTGGTCCACGCGGAGATCCCCGGCTCGCTGGAAAACTATTTGCAGGAAGCAGGTCGCGCCGGGCGCGATACCCTGGACGCGCACTGCGTACTGCTTTTTGACGAGCAGGATATTGAGAAACAGTTCCGGCTACAGGCTATCAGTGAAGTCAGCTTTAAAGATATTCGCCAGATATTCAGCGGCATCAAACGCAAGGTCAATGATAAAAATGAAGTGGTGGCGACCAGCGCGGAGCTGATTAATCAGCCGATGGTAGAAACCAGTTTCACCGCCGACGACAGCGGAGCGGATACGAAGGTGAAGACCGGCATCGCCTGGCTGGAGCGGGTAGGCTATGTCGAGCGCAGCGACAATATTACTCAGGTCTTTCAGGGTAAAGTCGCCTTCGCCTCGCTGGAGGAGGCGCAGGAAAAAATTCGGGCGCTGAATCTGAATCCTCCCGCCGCGCAGCTGTGGAATGCGATATTGCAGGCGCTGATCAACGCGGACGACGATGATGGGCTGAGTGCCGACACGATTGCCGATGATGCAGCAAAGTATCTTAGTCATGGCTCCAGCATGACCGAAGCCAAAGACGTGATGCGGGTGCTGACCCAGATGGCCGATCTGGGGCTAATCACCAAAGGACTGCTGCTTACCGCACATATTCGCCCGAAAGGGAAAGACAATGCCCGGGTGACAGCCAGCCAGATCCAGGAGATCGAAAAAGCGATGCTTTCGCTGTTACGCGAGCAATTTCCCGATCCTGAACTGGGCGTATTTTATTCGCTGCATCTGCGCAAATTTAACCAGTTGATTATCGATCTGGGTCACGAGCGAAGCCACCCGTCGCTGCTGCGTAATCTGCTTTATAGCTGGTCGCAGGACGGGCGGCAGAGCGGGCAAAAAGGCTCGATTGAATTTCGTTACGACAGCCGCGACAGCTATCAGATGGCCATTAATCGTCAATGGTCCACTATCGAAAAAATTATTCAGCA encodes:
- a CDS encoding ParB/Srx family N-terminal domain-containing protein translates to MTDYWWKDLLDRNAQWQGLELIVRETDCAQTLQMLSGHHGRMALKVRGETLFWATVLSDHSGVWLVFNADHPDRQNLLPPVTSQDVEVIARKGREAWTGEWCRYFARQLMTLPSPLLAPRRWLIRPMEQVKDRAPYALKTPLTAENWHFQSPASTDKMGCDWTLYAEDMADLTQPEKVRLVDWWWGGNLLLGRYPIDTDAGRLKWWRKKSREGQLPPILVWYIAGLASFVILDGHYRFQAAREEGIPPEFLVISELNEQVFTPDPEQQARILRSLELQQRKKPDFNVDGMNQTLINLYDNRYLYASTSSRAILGKGDGWTREVSDYLRRHQLEGYLEKILNRQE
- a CDS encoding RecQ family ATP-dependent DNA helicase → MEQTTSVLDLKRVLSFDIELSRDNTFRQLGAVLADEILNIKGHQDDAIARLDHLAKDADVILGHNILDFDLPWLSAQPVRPHILLDKPIIDTLYLSPLAFPANPYHRLIKDYKLVRDTINDPVNDSRLALQIFAEQLTALRSKPLEQLQLYQYLFEHGISAHFTTRGLAQVFAALTGKKSIQAAALPTLVKAIAQHKVCPNQLSRVIGDALREPQKLLPLAFACAWLPVSGGNSVLPPWVWRKFPATADIIRELREEKCQEATCGYCLQNHDARRHLQHIFELPDFRNLPDGTPLQRDIVECGLASRPLLGILPTSGGKSLCYQLPAIVRNQRNGSLTLVISPLQALMKDQVDNLRQKAGIEGVAAISGMLTLPERGAILEQVRQGDIAILYLSPEQLRNRAVKNAIRQRQIGGWVFDEAHCLSKWGHDFRPDYLYCATVIDALAKEQQVPVPPVFCYTATAKLDVINDICSHFQNKIPQPLARFEGGVERVNLHYDILESRGLSKLSQILSLLEQFFGDGQPGSCVIYCATRKSVDEISDALMQQQSLPVAKFYARLESAQKKEILEGFIAGQYRIVCATNAFGMGIDKDDVRLVVHAEIPGSLENYLQEAGRAGRDTLDAHCVLLFDEQDIEKQFRLQAISEVSFKDIRQIFSGIKRKVNDKNEVVATSAELINQPMVETSFTADDSGADTKVKTGIAWLERVGYVERSDNITQVFQGKVAFASLEEAQEKIRALNLNPPAAQLWNAILQALINADDDDGLSADTIADDAAKYLSHGSSMTEAKDVMRVLTQMADLGLITKGLLLTAHIRPKGKDNARVTASQIQEIEKAMLSLLREQFPDPELGVFYSLHLRKFNQLIIDLGHERSHPSLLRNLLYSWSQDGRQSGQKGSIEFRYDSRDSYQMAINRQWSTIEKIIQQRHRLTNAVLGFLYHQAAASDENSVRRIMLSFALEQVLDYLRQDVDIIPLLQERDPGNEQEWLIKGAERALLYLHEQHAITLQNGLAVFRAAMSLRLNVEKAHRYVKADYQPLEQHYQQKILQIHVMNEYAKLGLDKPKAAQKLVKDYFALDAESFLPLYFKGRRKVLDLATSESSWKRIVDDLHNQSQEQIVQAGLDQNMLVLAGPGSGKSKVIVHRCAYLMRVKQVDPRKILLLCYNHNAAQSLRRRLKALLGRDGSRVTVQTFHGLALSLTGHAVGSQDNEEINFTSLLQDAIALLKGEETQLGLEMEGQREHLLGGLEYLLVDEYQDIDEQQYQLIAALAGMSAGEDDVKLSLMAVGDDDQSIYGFRDASVTFIQRFAADYEAQTHYLTWNYRSTANIIAASNQLIEHNHNRMKNAHPITIDENRRLEPRGGKWQATEPCRGTIEIVRCQDSAQQAAEVVQQVQRIREIDPTCPHEQIAVLARNGIDKNELVRVRSALADADIACRFTLDKDAGFPVRACREIVDYQQWLREQRLTPLTPQELREALPALALANRWHILLHDLIDQWEGAQGDEALPAEYFDLFLQEYLNAQRRQVRFGSGVLLSTVHGVKGEEFEHVIILDGGWASAFGDDVQNQQEERRLFYVGMTRAISRLVLMQVDNQQNPHIPLLEGGPLSYQRSQAIRPEKLRRFLITGLAQLNIGFAGAYQDSHEIHSLLTSLKPGEQVELVAEKQSITVMLGEKTLAQFSRNGRQRWEEIVPAIRHAEVLAVLQRNKHQEGEKFQSKCKVDSWYIPILMVETEDAQ